A single genomic interval of Spinacia oleracea cultivar Varoflay chromosome 6, BTI_SOV_V1, whole genome shotgun sequence harbors:
- the LOC110776294 gene encoding branched-chain-amino-acid aminotransferase 2, chloroplastic isoform X1, with product MMKNSFFLRKFIPDFSNISPPSKFLKLQCLYFYTSQAASPVYSQVGSDDEYADIDWDAMEFGLTPTDYMYTTKCTQQEDGFPQGQLNRYGNLELSPAAGVLNYGQGIFEGMKAIRREDGQIVLFRPEQNALRMKVGADRMCMPSPSVTQFLDAVKQTALANKRWIPPPGKGSLYMRPMLLGTGPILGLGPAPEYTFLVYASPVRNYFKEGSAPLSLYVEQEFDRASRGGTGGIKTISNYGPALRPLMKAKTKGFSDVLYLDSVNGKYVEEVSSCNIFMVKENTISTPPINGTILPGVTRKSIIEIARDLGYNVEERPIPVEELLEADEVFGTGTAVVVASVGSITYHSQRVEYRTGDNSVSKRLMSTYNGIQNGVMEDNKGWMVEIR from the exons atgatGAAGAATAGTTTTTTCCTTCGCAAGTTCATCCCAGATTTCAGTAATATTTCTCCTCCATCAAAG TTTTTGAAGCTTCAATGCCTTTATTTCTACACGTCCCAGGCAGCTTCACCAGTTTACAG CCAAGTTGGTAGTGATGATGAATATGCAGATATTGACTGGGACGCTATGGAGTTCGGCCTCACACCTACAGATTACATGTATACCACAAAGTGTACTCAGCAGGAAGATGGTTTTCCTCAAGGACAACTTAATCGGTATGGAAATCTTGAATTAAGTCCTGCTGCTGGGGTGCTCAACTATGGACAG GGCATATTTGAAGGAATGAAGGCAATCAGGAGAGAAGATGGGCAGATTGTGTTATTCCGCCCTGAACAAAATGCCCTCCGCATGAAAGTAGGTGCTGATAGAATGTGCATGCCTTCTCCTTCGGTCACTCAATTCCTTGATGCCGTCAAGCAAACTGCTCTTGCCAACAAGCGTTGG ATTCCTCCTCCTGGAAAGGGATCACTCTACATGAGACCTATGCTCCTTGGAACTGGTCCAATCCTCGGGCTTGGTCCTGCTCCTGAATACACGTTTCTTGTCTATGCTTCCCCAGTTCGCAACTATTTCAAA GAAGGCAGTGCCCCCTTGAGTTTGTATGTCGAACAAGAATTTGATCGTGCTTCTCGTGGTGGAACTGGTGGAATAAAAACAATCAGCAACTATGGACCC GCTTTAAGGCCACTTATGAAGGCGAAGACCAAAGGATTCTCTGATGTTCTATATCTAGATTCGGTCAACGGAAAGTATGTTGAGGAAGTCTCCTCTTGTAACATATTTATGGTTAAG GAAAACACAATCTCGACTCCCCCAATTAACGGAACAATTCTCCCGGGTGTTACCAGAAAAAGTATCATTGAAATAGCCCGTGATCTTGGTTACAAT GTGGAGGAAAGGCCAATACCAGTGGAGGAATTGCTTGAAGCTGATGAAGTTTTCGGCACAGGAACAGCTGTTGTAGTTGCTTCTGTAGGCAGCATTACATATCACAGTCAGAG GGTAGAATACAGAACTGGTGATAACTCGGTATCAAAGAGGTTAATGTCAACATATAATGGAATTCAAAATGGAGTGATGGAGGACAACAAGGGTTGGATGGTTGAAATTAGGTAG
- the LOC110776294 gene encoding branched-chain amino acid aminotransferase 1, mitochondrial isoform X2 codes for MEFGLTPTDYMYTTKCTQQEDGFPQGQLNRYGNLELSPAAGVLNYGQGIFEGMKAIRREDGQIVLFRPEQNALRMKVGADRMCMPSPSVTQFLDAVKQTALANKRWIPPPGKGSLYMRPMLLGTGPILGLGPAPEYTFLVYASPVRNYFKEGSAPLSLYVEQEFDRASRGGTGGIKTISNYGPALRPLMKAKTKGFSDVLYLDSVNGKYVEEVSSCNIFMVKENTISTPPINGTILPGVTRKSIIEIARDLGYNVEERPIPVEELLEADEVFGTGTAVVVASVGSITYHSQRVEYRTGDNSVSKRLMSTYNGIQNGVMEDNKGWMVEIR; via the exons ATGGAGTTCGGCCTCACACCTACAGATTACATGTATACCACAAAGTGTACTCAGCAGGAAGATGGTTTTCCTCAAGGACAACTTAATCGGTATGGAAATCTTGAATTAAGTCCTGCTGCTGGGGTGCTCAACTATGGACAG GGCATATTTGAAGGAATGAAGGCAATCAGGAGAGAAGATGGGCAGATTGTGTTATTCCGCCCTGAACAAAATGCCCTCCGCATGAAAGTAGGTGCTGATAGAATGTGCATGCCTTCTCCTTCGGTCACTCAATTCCTTGATGCCGTCAAGCAAACTGCTCTTGCCAACAAGCGTTGG ATTCCTCCTCCTGGAAAGGGATCACTCTACATGAGACCTATGCTCCTTGGAACTGGTCCAATCCTCGGGCTTGGTCCTGCTCCTGAATACACGTTTCTTGTCTATGCTTCCCCAGTTCGCAACTATTTCAAA GAAGGCAGTGCCCCCTTGAGTTTGTATGTCGAACAAGAATTTGATCGTGCTTCTCGTGGTGGAACTGGTGGAATAAAAACAATCAGCAACTATGGACCC GCTTTAAGGCCACTTATGAAGGCGAAGACCAAAGGATTCTCTGATGTTCTATATCTAGATTCGGTCAACGGAAAGTATGTTGAGGAAGTCTCCTCTTGTAACATATTTATGGTTAAG GAAAACACAATCTCGACTCCCCCAATTAACGGAACAATTCTCCCGGGTGTTACCAGAAAAAGTATCATTGAAATAGCCCGTGATCTTGGTTACAAT GTGGAGGAAAGGCCAATACCAGTGGAGGAATTGCTTGAAGCTGATGAAGTTTTCGGCACAGGAACAGCTGTTGTAGTTGCTTCTGTAGGCAGCATTACATATCACAGTCAGAG GGTAGAATACAGAACTGGTGATAACTCGGTATCAAAGAGGTTAATGTCAACATATAATGGAATTCAAAATGGAGTGATGGAGGACAACAAGGGTTGGATGGTTGAAATTAGGTAG